One Dokdonia sp. Dokd-P16 genomic window carries:
- the dut gene encoding dUTP diphosphatase: MKIKVINKSAHALPHYETIASAGMDLRANITESITIGSLERAIVPTGIFMELPIGVEAQVRPRSGLAAKKGVTVLNAPGTIDADYRGEVGVILVNLSNEPFTIENGERIAQMVIAKHEQGQWEEVTELSTTDRGEGGFGSTGVK; the protein is encoded by the coding sequence ATGAAGATTAAAGTAATTAATAAAAGTGCACACGCACTTCCTCACTATGAAACCATTGCTAGTGCAGGAATGGATCTACGTGCAAATATTACAGAGTCAATCACGATAGGATCATTAGAAAGAGCCATTGTTCCTACCGGGATATTTATGGAACTACCTATAGGTGTTGAGGCACAAGTAAGGCCACGTAGTGGACTAGCTGCCAAAAAAGGAGTCACAGTACTCAACGCTCCAGGAACCATAGATGCAGATTATAGAGGAGAAGTAGGAGTAATTCTTGTGAATCTATCTAATGAACCGTTTACAATTGAAAACGGTGAACGCATTGCACAGATGGTCATTGCAAAGCATGAGCAAGGACAATGGGAAGAAGTTACAGAACTTTCAACCACAGATCGTGGTGAAGGCGGTTTTGGGAGTACAGGGGTAAAATAG